A section of the Triticum dicoccoides isolate Atlit2015 ecotype Zavitan chromosome 7A, WEW_v2.0, whole genome shotgun sequence genome encodes:
- the LOC119328557 gene encoding uncharacterized protein LOC119328557 isoform X2 — MAGAKGVQQRTTSGGSQSWLSQDGSQRGRSWSRHGHRGEVVVREIVRETAFSGSVPITFPMLMRSNYSEWALIMECNLHAASLWAPMEDDLVERKEDRKAVAALMRATLPEMHGMLAAKASAKEAWEAIRTQRLGSNRVREANAQKLRADFENIAFKEGELVDDFAMRISSIASQL; from the coding sequence ATGGCCGGTGCAAAAGGAGTGCAGCAGCGCACCACATCGGGTGGTTCCCAGTCGTGGCTATCACAGGACGGCTCCCAGCGAGGGCGCAGCTGGTCCAGGCATGGCCATCGCGGTGAAGTCGTGGTTAGGGAGATCGTGCGCGAGACCGCATTCAGCGGTAGCGTACCCATCACCTTCCCGATGCTCATGCGCTCGAACTACAGCGagtgggcattgatcatggagtgcAACCTCCATGCGGCGAGCCTCTGGGCTCCCATGGAGGATGACCTGGTCGAGAGAAAGGAGGACAGGAAAGCCGTGGCGGCGCTTATGCGTGCCACGCTGCCGGAGATGCACGGCATGCTCGCGGCGAAGGCAAGCGCCAAGGAGGCGTGGGAAGCCATCCGTACCCAGCGCCTCGGCAGCAACCGCGTGCGTGAGGCGAACGCGCAGAAGCTACGGGCGGACTTCGAGAAcatcgccttcaaggagggcgagcTCGTCGATGACTTCGCCATGCGGATCTCTAGCATTGCGTCACAACTCTGA
- the LOC119328557 gene encoding aspartate, glycine, lysine and serine-rich protein-like isoform X1: MDDARVVRKFLRVVPPRFAQVAVSIETLLDLSELSIEELTGRLRVVEDRIDDGRETFGGGQLLFSKKWEARKRQGRGGGAQSNGGGTGRGGGRTQGGAGRGAGNDDRDKCRYCSIKGHWARECRKRMADEDAAAAANLVQAEEDCGSAMMMACIETMQEGATPPETMVPTSIEAVQEGEAPRATTVPATVKSVREARSSSSKPLPTSVALSPTTTFSGAYDCMEMKTRVWGSHTPATTSLVTLVKPVQVGTTITAPTSSGPDKPVQVGTAKTSPTSSGPNKPVSGGTATTHMVGHVSTMMLATSEPVQEARHSGRPHPNNQVLGVLQARVGNTTLFDKPQLGGDEETVMGRQGLDHD; encoded by the coding sequence ATGGACGATGCGAGAGTCGTGCGGAAATTTCTCCGCGTCGTGCCACCTCGCTTCGCTCAGGTAGCGGTCTCCATCGAGACCTTGCTTGACCTGAGTGAGCTCTCCATCGAGGAGCTCACGGGCCGGTTGCGGGTGGTCGAGGACCGCATTGACGACGGCCGCGAGACCTTTGGCGGCGGACAACTCCTATTCTCGAAGAAGTGGGAGGCGAGGAAGCGTCAAGGACGTGGTGGCGGTGCCCAGAGCAATGGAGGTGGCACCGGCAGAGGCGGTGGTCGCACCCAGGGTGGAGCCGGACGAGGTGCCGGCAACGATGACCGAGACAAGTGCCGATATTGCAGCATCAAGGGCCACTGGGCCCGTGAGTGCCGCAAGAGGATGGCTGACGAGGATGCCGCAGCCGCGGCGAACCTCGTCCAGGCTGAAGAGGACTGTGGGTCAGCAATGATGATGGCTTGCATCGAGACCATGCAGGAAGGCGCAACGCCTCCGGAGACCATGGTCCCGACAAGCATCGAAGCCGTGCAGGAGGGCGAAGCACCTCGGGCGACCACGGTGCCGGCAACCGTCAAGTCCGTGCGGGAGGCACGGAGCTCTTCAAGTAAACCCCTCCCGACATCGGTAGCGCTCTCCCCGACAACAACATTCTCGGGGGCCTACGACTGCATGGAGATGAAGACCCGGGTGTGGGGGagccacaccccggcaaccacaTCCCTTGTGACGCTGGTCAAGCCCGTGCAAGTTGGCACGACAATCACGGCCCCGACATCCTCGGGACCCGACAAGCCCGTGCAAGTTGGCACGGCAAAGACGTCGCCGACATCCTCGGGACCCAACAAGCCCGTGTCAGGAGGCACGGCAACGACGCATATGGTGGGCCACGTCTCAACCATGATGCTGGCGACTAGTGAGCCCGTGCAAGAGGCACGGCACTCAGGTCGGCCACACCCCAACAACCAGGTTCTCGGGGTTCTGCAAGCCCGTGTGGGCAACACGACACTCTTCGACAAGCCTCAACTGGGGGGCGATGAAGAGACGGTCATGGGGCGACAAGGCCTCGACCATGACTAA